From the genome of Diabrotica virgifera virgifera chromosome 8, PGI_DIABVI_V3a:
tgtgaagatgccttatgcatttattaattggtactTAACATAACTAACGAGTTtaaaatatttgctaaaaaatatttttacgctcttttcaacgccgttattacctttttaaaaaattaatatatacagggtgaaagaattggtaaaaaacaacatgtttttacataaaaattgggaaaaacacaacttctggtaaatcaattctttcggttcaagaccttggtcttaaacatcaaaagaagaacctatataccaaatttggttgaaatcagacttttcgttcaaaagttatcgtgctattagtcacatatgtatagtcgccatttttaaTGCCCGCCATTtatgtaaaaggtaaaatctgagatggccttatatctaaatttgaaccttgatgtgtgtagtatatgtggtccaaattatatgattttaccattaaattcacaataattcttatatttgcacgaatctgccacacataggtacatgtgaagatacgttatgcatttattaaatggtaattaacatatctaaaaagttaaaaataatttctacaaaatatttttacgctcttttcaattgcggtattatctttttgaaaaattaatatatacacagggaaaaaattgaaaaaaaaaatatatttttacaaaaacaaccagtaaaaacacaacttttggtaaaccgattcttctggttcaccacatccatcttGTAAATCATAAAAAGAACCTATaaaccaaatttggttgaaatcggacttttcgttaaagagttatggtactattaaacacatatgtatagtcgccattttgaatgcccgccatttttgtaaaaggcaaaatctgagatggcctcatatctaaatttgaacctttatatgtgtagtatatgtggtccaaattatatgcttgtatcattaaatgtgcaattgtttcacatatcggccgcactatatatcgtatcttagactataagGGATGAATTTTTAGAGGATAATTTTTTATACGCCATATTAAAgagtattacaaatgtaatagattagtttttgtcacattcgaaaatctctattcgtttaagagatatagcctggacaAATTAgcctgggacaccctgtatacgacggagatgcaaggtggagaacattaataactgggtaaaaaactGGATGATAAGAGtaaatggaacgaccacataagccgaatgataaCAAATAAAGTAAGGACGGCGAGGGATGGTTCCCCAATAAGAAgaagatcagtgggaagaccaagaAAATAATGGAACGATAACTTACTGccggcacattgaaaaaacagacagtcatgtctacacaaaaagaagaagaagaagaagaaaaattaatgtACTTACCGCAATGTATCTGCTAAATGAAAATAGATCTCCCGCATCAAATAAAAGTTTCTGGTTGATAAGAGCCCGTTTCTTAATATCCTTTGGGTAGACGGGATTGTCATTTCCATATTTTTCTCCCAGATACATCATGATTGCATGGCTGTCCCACATTACGAAACCGTCATCTTCCAAAGTGGGAACAGTGTGACGTGAGTTTAGCTGAAACAATACTTACTCTTCAAGATATACAGGcggtaacaaaaatacaggtcataaattaaatcacatattctgggaccaaaaataaatcgaattaacctaacttacctttgtactaatatgcacataaaaaaagttacagccctttgaagttacaaaatgaaaatagattttttcgaatatatcgaaaactattagagattttttattgaaaatggacatgtggcattcttatggcaggaacatcttaaagaaaaattatagtgaaatttgtgcaccccataaaaattttatggggttttgttcccttaaacctcccaaatTTTTGTGACGTgctatttaaattattattgcaatgccattagttaaattaaatatttttaaaacttttttggctcttagtatttttttgataaggcagtttttatcgagttgctgcttcttttttaatatgtttacataaaaattttatgggggttttgttcctttaaccgccccaaatgtttgtgtacgttgcaattaaactattactgcgataccattagtttaacacagtgtttttataacttttttgcctctttgtattttttagataaggcacttttatcgagatgtggcttcttttttaatatggttcaaaatatacctaaaaatgtaaatcataaataaattttcatattattaccaagtctccataatcgtacttaaccatatacaaatatgtgatggatttgtcaaaatatctcgataaaaacttgagttttcgagaaagtactaagaggcaaaaatttttttaaaacattgtgtttaactaatggtactacaataataattaaattggaacgtacacaaaagtttggggggggggggaggtttaaaggaacaaaaccccataaattttttatggggtgtctaaatttcaatataattttttcttaagatactactgccagaagaatgccacatgtccattttcaataaaatatctcaaatagttttcgatatattggaaaaaatcaatttttattttgtaactttaaaggactgtaactttttttatgtgcacatttgtactaaggtaagttaggttcaatcgaactatttttggtcccagaatatgtgattaaatttgtgacctgtatttttgttacaccctgtatttatacGTAGAAAACGTAAACAAAAAACTCAATGTGATttttaagtatattattatatacagggtgtttcaaaaaacgGTTACACCGTCTCTAGGAtaggtaaaaaattgaaaaataatggaggcttgtttggtaaaaaatttttgtaacgccatccgtttcAAGGTCCAtggcgttgaagaacaaaaaattttacatattttttacgattttgccgaaactactggcaacattttaatgaaatctgatgggttttaagaagtagttattgtgcattttttgacattatttttcagtttttcatctatCCTAGAGACGGTGTTAGCTTTTTTTAACTCGCCAGTGGTCGCTATGTGAGattttcttttcactttttttctgggaaattatacgggCTGTGGtcccttctagtctcctaactatccttcctcgacaatctaatagactcgtccgctcagatagtgactcagtttacttagtattaccatattgttgagtcagtgcacTTCATGTGAGATATTCTCTCATCAAGccaccaccggcgtcaccaactgtgtataaaaattaattttatttttttccttaaaacctaaaataatatccttttatgatgtaataaaatgtaataaaaggcgccgtggatatggtcgatgatatgaaaatcctatattctgtttcacgggttagttgtagatggtcacttaccatattattattatattttcaatgttaaatattggcggcatcaatagtcacattttatataaagataataataataataaaacagaaaaacgttgTGTCTTTTtgaagcaaatggctttatcgttgatgaaacctcatcttctttgtaaaattttgtaaagaaaggcaaaagttggatatgtgagagaaagcCTCACGCgtgaccactcgcgtaacaacctacctagcgaccaatggcGGGTTAAACACCCTGTACAAAGGGCATGAGTTGCATCgaaggtcggttctgattgcgtattcgtGTTTCATGACACTAAAAATCCCCAATAACAAAATCTGGTtattaatatactgattttgacatgtttatgcactttggGATACATGTGGGATAcattttaaaatgcaattatgcatttttctattgtagaatTTTTCTGAcctcatcctgaacacaatgcaagaagctgaaaatctctaggtgctgtatttaaaaatctatttattccGGTATTTTTAGTGGTAAGTGCTCTGGTCTATTACATATTAATCTAATTATTGTGTAAATTGTAAACagcaattaaataaataaaaaaaatcaaactaaaaATTCTGAAAAGACTTAAAAAACAGGCTCAAAGTGGACAATCTGTATGAGCAAAGTCTTGATCTACTTGATACTCCGAATTTTGTGATGTTTTATTAGACGGGGCTGtaccgtcgcccccgttagcgaaattattcctattcgagttttttgtacaaacttactcaaaaagaggtcatTATAAAATTCCactggtaggtctggatcccgcgtatgaaaaaaaagttgattcatagcaagctgaaaatttgttaatagcttaagggtgtctagtcggataaactgtgatatatgggaacactggaacaggggcagttttaattgtggaacaggttaaaaatttggaacggtcacaccacgaaaacggcacatttattttgtccgacagaacagacttaaactctccgaacatagattaaactctcatgcaaaaatcagactgctatttatcaccaaatgggagttttaatgagtggaacatgtagagtatgtcaaatgacaggaattatgacaggtgataaataacagtccgatttttgcatgagagtttaatctatgttcggagagtttaagtctattctgtcggacaaaataaatgtgccgttttcgtgatctgaccgttccaaatttttaacctattccacaattaaaactgttcctgttccagtgttcccatatatcacagtttatccgactagacacctttaagctattaacaaattttcagcttgctattaaccaacttttttttcatacgcgggatccagacctatggttgccaggcggtgccgtggtcgaaaaattgtttaaaaaattgtttttaaacaaattcacaaaaataatcttttcacttcaaacaaattttttttagataatttgggtcattctgagcaaaaaaggtctcttgtgatcgatttttctctaaaattgattattGTTGAGTTATAtctacgcgatttaaaatttgaaaaatgcgaaatacaatttttttttaatcagagtagtacccgtatgcacgccaattgtgaatataaaattcttaatagtaAGTCTGTTaataaatgcgtaataactacctctttaAACCCACCAAATCTCATTTtgatatctcaaccgattttagagcaatcaataaatcttcactttgtaagagaaatctcaacaccccgtatcttggaatTCATTAGCTACGACTCTGGTTATACTAGGTCTCcaaacttcatacatacacaGATTATTTCAGTTTTGCATAATCTATATTTCTGctcggaatattttttcgataaaatacttactttttgagttatttgcgaaaaaccgtctaacaacgtggttcttttgttgaaaaatgaacatattcactcgcaaataactcgaaaagtattgacttagtgaaaaaactttatagaacaaaagttgcttagaattagtcagtttatccattttcggacttattttggacctatattttttcacccccgagaaggggtgaaactcacccccagggcaaaagtacacatcggtactatatcacttttttttcttaacttattagctatgtgaatgccaaatttcatgtcaacccaagcggttgtttaaaattcacaggttttgcaatattttaccgtgagtgaatgatcTAATAAATCTATTTGTAGGGGTAATTTATAAAGgctgaaaatattaaatacataataaactaaattgcaaacataaaataaaatttagatcactacaaaatacatcattacctaatttaaagttacaaaatattttttatacaaattcttaTTTAGAGGGTAGTTTCTAAGGGTTTAAAAAcagttataaactataaaatacatttcaatatgagaaacaatcaaattcctatatttaacatactatttaacgtacctacacataatttagatttaaataacgctTATATCGACTGTTCTTAATTGTTGGTAAaaaagggtagttttcaccccttaaaaataaaaagcacacattGTAGTCATATCACTTTTGAAGAGAAGGATAAGATGAGCTTACTTGCAAAATTTATTCTAAATCGGAGCGGCTCTTTAGAAATTAggagttttgcaatattttactgttaaCGAACGtactaataacaaaaaattataattacaaataggtctggatcccgcgtatgaaaaaaaagttgattaatagcaagctgaaaatttgttaatagcctaACGGTGTCTAATCAGACAAACTTTGacatatgagaacactggaacaggggaagttttaattgtggaacaggttaaaaatttggaacggtcagaccacgaaaacggcacatgtattttgtccgacagaacagacttaaactctccgaacagagattaaactctcatgcaaaaatcagactgctatttatcaccaaataggcgtgttaatgagtggaacatgtagaatatgtcaaatgacaggaattatgacaggttataaatagcagtctgatttttacatgagagtttaatctctgttcggagagtttaagtctattctgtcggacaaaataaatgtgccgtttccgtggtctgaccgttccaagtttttaacctgttccacaattaaaactgcccctgttccagtgttcccatatatcaaagtttttccgactagacacccttaagctattaacaaattttcagcatgctattaatcaacttttttttcatacgcgggatccagacctaaaagtgaaaacatttattttttgaattggtttaaaaaaattgtttaaacaattttccgatcgCTGCACCTCCCcgtaccctgtggatttgttataaaaacttctttttgagtaagtttgtgcaaaaaaaaaaacgaatcggaataatttacctaacggaggCGACGATAGAGCTTGGACTATAGccctaattgttaataattaaaaataacagattgataataaaataatgacaaaaattttttcagaatCTTAATGGAGggattttaagttttaatttgaTCACTTTATAactttcataatataatttttaattgaattttaatttaattattaagcCCTAAAAACgtccatttttgcatttttcaaaatttaaatcgcgtataactcgacaacaatcaatttcagagaaaaatgacaccagtttttttgttcagaatgacccaaattatataaaaaaaattgttcgaaaaaaatatttttttgggaatttgtataaaaaaaatttttaaacaatttttcgaccacggcaccgcctggcaccctgtgggtatgttataaggacctcctTTTGACTAAGTTTGTGCAAACAAAATTGAATCGGAATAATGTCGCTAACGGAGGCGACGCCGACGGTAGAGACCGGCCTATATGTGTTTTATCAAATACAGTACcaccacagattaacccaactGTCGGGTTAATCTGTGGTACCACCGTTTCATTTTTTTGCGAATAGAGTACTTACCTTTAGATATTCATCCGTTAAGTGCTCCTTTTTCACCACGTCAATAGCGACATATTCCAATTTAATCTTCATTGCTTCGGCAGCCAACAAAACAGCTCTAACACAAGGGCTTCTACTATCACCGTATAATTTTGGAGCCATTGCAAACTTAGACACTGGCACACTAAGAGCAACGAAAACGTACTAACTATCAATCAACGGGAGTAGTTACGGCACTACTATACACAATATACTCAGCCAGCGAATTGGTTTATTCTAACAGACAATTTGAACGGATGtgcttattatttatttaatgatTATTACAGTTGAGACTAGcgctatttttatttttaacatttcaAGATTGTTATTAATGGAGGCAAAGGTTATCGTTAATACACATTTTTCTGACAGGTTATAATTAGTTTTTTTctgattttaaatttaaaaagaacaTGGATAAAGTGGTATAAAATTAGGAGGAAGTCGTTATCAGTATGTATATCAAATTGGTTCTAGAACGCATgttatgtatttaaataattaaaaattgtcaGTAACATAAAACTTCCTTCTGCTTTCCGTTAAGGGGGTAGATGCAAAATCTTGGTCGAATGCTATttatatacattaatttttttcgaatcctgagaaaactgataaatattcttgaaaaatttcaacgcagaatgaaagactacatcaTTACTGAGGGTataaagtccctgaaaacttctataatgtttattttaataagtcacaggggtggaAAAGAAACAGAAAACTGATTTTTCAAATGTGtggttttaatttcaaatattttattcaaaagaaatttttgaagttagacttctttaggcgcgatgggagtgaaatttaatatgcgcgaattcatcaaaaacctTGTTCCCCGGCGcagactaattatacttttgctctgattgggtgttcaaatgacatgacaaaataattaaaaattgtcaGTAACGTACAACTTCCTTCTGCTTTCCGTTAAGGGGgtaatttttttcgattcctgagaaaactgataaatattcttgaaaaatttcaacgcataaagtccctgaaaacttctataatgtttattttaataagtcacaggggtggaAAAGAAACAGAAAATTGATTTTTGAAATGTGtggttttaatttcaaatactttattcaaaagaaatttttgaagttagacttctttaggcgcgatgggagtgaaatttaatatgcgcgaattcatcaaaaacctTGTTCCCCGGCGcagactaattatacttttgctctgattgggtgttcaaatgacatgacaataaactgttcaatatggaggttatcataaacaaatattgtatattaatttttattgttgtgaggacacagacaaaagcaagtttataattgtagtaacttttaaaatagtttttaaaagcaacaggtatgtacctaattgtaaatgtttcagtattgtaatagaAAGTTACATAGGTagtacttacctatttggaaaatggaTGTACCTATCTAATAGGTAATGTTTtgatttacataatctgattaccaacaaaatttctaccactcttcatataatatacctattgttttcttactctatattttgttgtattttaatattttaattccctttgtgaacacacacacaaacaaaaatcaaactaatttgattaaattcagaactgtcaaacagtaaaacgttaattagtaatttttctatgttctttgatgaattattctgagaaaagttttcaatacatgtctcattaggctgatggtgcgatagtcgctgcattttgtggctctgtgtttttttggtagtacaacaaatgatgatttaagccaatctttaggaatttttccgctttcgaGGATTAAGTTGAATAATTTCGTATAAGTGTAAGTTTAGTATGACCTTAATTTGATCAATAAGACAAAATAAAGGCGTTTGTATTGTGTAGTCATGTCAATGCCCCCTTAGACAAATATCCGCTACCGAGCCACTGATTCTACCATGTACTCCCGTCGATCCCTAATTGAGAAACTTAATTTGCGATCCCCCGAGAAATCGAGTTGACGTTTATATGTGAAATGTGTCTGTTATTGAAATTGCTAGCAGAAAACCGACAATTTTTCTTTGCAGCATACTGGCTGCGCCGCTTAAATCAATCAAAGAAAAAAGAAATAGGGATTCACCGGATCCAACATGACGTCCAGCGAGATGTGTATTTAATTTCCCATGCTACGAGTGCTATTCTTCGTTGATTGCTTTCGCACTTACGTGACGCGTGCTTGGGGTTGTTTCTTGAGAGAGGGGTATATTCGTAGGTCTttaataaaatttgaaaatgaaaaaaaaaaaacaggtaGAACCGGCTTTTACCAAACTCAAAATTAAGCCCCACTAATAATCATGTAGCCCATTAATTAAGCTATTTAATTAAGCCATTAATACCagcttataaatgatagcaatgttttagaggc
Proteins encoded in this window:
- the LOC126890422 gene encoding glutathione S-transferase 1-like encodes the protein MAPKLYGDSRSPCVRAVLLAAEAMKIKLEYVAIDVVKKEHLTDEYLKLNSRHTVPTLEDDGFVMWDSHAIMMYLGEKYGNDNPVYPKDIKKRALINQKLLFDAGDLFSFSRYIAGFFLYKRQPNFPQDLAEALNKAYGFLETFLTESKYVAGDEMTIADFSLWTSTSNSNSFVPIDAAKYPKVTAWSKKMGELPYSHLNFEGYQEFKKLLEILKAQLKAQ